From Nicotiana tabacum cultivar K326 chromosome 20, ASM71507v2, whole genome shotgun sequence, one genomic window encodes:
- the LOC142174511 gene encoding uncharacterized protein LOC142174511 yields MAVDMDVEELLIIEDSNLIIRQAQGEWETRDIKLIPYRKNVEDLSKWFKSVEFRYIPRFHNELVDALATLASMLPYSGNIHIDPLEIQIQERHGYYNAIEIELDVQLWYHDIKRFLKTK; encoded by the coding sequence atgGCAGTTGACATggatgtggaagaattgttaatcatagAAGATTCTAACTTGATTATTAGGCAAgctcaaggtgaatgggaaactcgagacatcaagcttatcCCATATAGGAAaaatgtggaagatcttagcaaatGGTTCAAGTCCgtcgagttcaggtatattcctcgATTCCACAATGAGTTAGTTGATGCACTAGCTACTTTGGCCTCAATGCTGCCGTATTCGGGCAATATTCATATTGACCCATTGGAAATCCAAATTCAAGAAAGACATGGTTATTATAATGCAATTGAAATTGAACTAGATGTTCAGCtatggtaccatgacatcaaaaggtttttgaaaaCAAAGTAA